The Pirellulales bacterium genome includes a window with the following:
- a CDS encoding FAD:protein FMN transferase, whose protein sequence is MPPQRKSSRRAFLQGRAAAEALDGAAQSLPTGPAAEVSRSSVAAQQTFLLRVGRRAMACEFEVLLNAGQYADGTELAVAALDLVDRLEDQLTVFREHSEVSRLNRAAFEREAEVEPRLFELLRFAHKLHRRTEGAYDITSGPLSKVWGFYRRAGQMPSDEELAPALTRVGSQHLAFDDERRTFRFLKCGIEINLGSIGKGYALDRCGELLEARGVSDFMLHGGQSSLLARGSHGMMAGEGWWVGLRDPLRPAERLGEIRLRNRALGTSGSGKQFFYHEGRRYGHILDPRTGHPAEGMLSTTVLAPTAAEADALSTAFFVMGIEPALEYCRTHQGLGAVLVVPGAKVGSVDIRVFGLPETDWKLLRE, encoded by the coding sequence ATGCCACCGCAGCGAAAGAGCAGCCGACGAGCGTTCTTGCAAGGCCGTGCCGCCGCCGAGGCGCTGGACGGCGCGGCACAATCGCTGCCGACCGGTCCCGCCGCCGAGGTTTCTCGATCGTCAGTCGCCGCACAGCAGACGTTTCTTCTTCGCGTCGGCCGTCGAGCGATGGCCTGCGAGTTCGAGGTGTTGCTCAACGCCGGTCAGTATGCCGATGGGACCGAATTGGCCGTCGCGGCCCTCGATCTGGTCGATCGGCTCGAGGACCAGCTCACGGTCTTTCGCGAGCATAGCGAGGTAAGCCGCTTGAATCGTGCGGCGTTCGAACGCGAAGCGGAGGTCGAGCCAAGGCTATTCGAATTGCTCCGTTTTGCACATAAACTCCATCGCCGCACTGAGGGGGCGTACGACATCACTAGCGGGCCGCTCTCGAAGGTCTGGGGGTTCTACCGCCGCGCCGGCCAGATGCCGAGCGACGAAGAACTTGCTCCCGCGTTGACGCGCGTGGGGAGCCAGCATTTGGCCTTCGACGACGAGCGAAGAACGTTCCGCTTCCTGAAATGTGGAATTGAAATCAATCTCGGCAGCATTGGCAAAGGTTACGCGCTCGACCGCTGCGGCGAATTGCTCGAAGCTCGGGGAGTCTCGGATTTCATGTTGCACGGCGGACAGAGCAGTCTGTTGGCCCGCGGCTCGCATGGGATGATGGCCGGCGAAGGCTGGTGGGTCGGGCTGCGCGATCCGCTGCGGCCTGCGGAACGGCTGGGAGAGATTCGCCTGCGAAATCGAGCGCTCGGGACATCGGGATCGGGCAAGCAGTTCTTCTATCACGAGGGGCGCCGGTACGGGCACATTCTCGATCCTCGCACCGGTCACCCGGCCGAAGGCATGCTCTCGACGACGGTGCTGGCCCCGACGGCCGCTGAGGCGGATGCCCTCTCCACGGCGTTTTTCGTCATGGGAATTGAGCCAGCTCTTGAGTATTGCCGCACGCATCAGGGATTGGGGGCGGTGCTTGTCGTGCCCGGCGCGAAAGTCGGATCGGTCGATATCCGCGTGTTCGGATTGCCTGAAACCGATTGGAAATTACTGCGGGAGTAA
- a CDS encoding DedA family protein encodes MFQDPASYGYLGITVFLILTGCGLPLPEEVAIIAAGVAAARGVLDPWGALAACLVGAIAGDSAMYLIGRRFGAGILERHPYWARLFNANREKQIERLLKKHGAKMILLTRFLVGLRSPVYFAAGVLRVPYLRFLITDICCAISVISLFFGLTYFYGKQIWNGIRHVEVVITVAVVSAIVAAIVIFWINRRGKAMIQEESSGENPDVPAKAQKSEVGSQNE; translated from the coding sequence ATGTTTCAGGATCCGGCAAGTTATGGCTATTTGGGGATCACGGTGTTCTTGATCCTCACCGGCTGCGGGCTGCCGCTTCCCGAGGAGGTGGCGATCATCGCCGCAGGGGTCGCCGCGGCTCGGGGAGTGCTCGACCCGTGGGGAGCGCTTGCCGCTTGCTTGGTTGGCGCGATCGCGGGCGACAGCGCGATGTATCTGATCGGCCGGCGATTTGGGGCTGGCATCCTCGAAAGGCACCCCTATTGGGCGCGCTTGTTCAACGCCAATCGCGAGAAACAAATCGAACGATTGCTCAAGAAGCACGGGGCGAAAATGATCCTGCTGACCCGATTTCTAGTCGGCTTGCGGTCGCCCGTCTATTTTGCCGCCGGCGTGTTGCGAGTCCCGTATCTGCGGTTTCTGATCACCGACATCTGCTGCGCAATATCCGTGATTAGCCTGTTTTTCGGTTTGACTTATTTCTACGGCAAGCAGATTTGGAATGGGATTCGTCATGTCGAGGTCGTGATCACGGTCGCGGTGGTGTCGGCGATCGTCGCGGCAATCGTGATTTTCTGGATCAATCGGCGCGGCAAGGCCATGATTCAGGAAGAGAGCAGTGGCGAAAACCCAGACGTGCCGGCAAAGGCTCAAAAGTCGGAAGTGGGCAGTCAAAATGAGTGA